A DNA window from Bradyrhizobium sp. CCBAU 53421 contains the following coding sequences:
- a CDS encoding strawberry notch family protein → MNPPFSAVVNVDRRMADAAFRHIASALARLCDGGRLVAIAGAGLAPDNPTWLEAFVRLQACGRVVFSAAIDGAVYAKHGTQTDTRLLVIDKLPAADPNAFPASVGMASDVATLLEWVTQHVPPRLPVAAPVVADVIRRPAISRSAGAIAPSPSSTSGSAPEGVELAYETVEWSPPEGARLTDALYEEYGLQSIRIPGSCAHPTKLVQSAAMASVAPPKPSYRPRLPLSLVADGVLSDAQLESVIYAGEAHSEFLAGSWTVDTTFDVVAAARDDAETAVRFRRGWFLGDGTGAGKGRQVAGILLDNWLKGRRRAVWISKSDKLIEDAQRDWSALGMERLLVTPLSRFRQGTPIRLSEGILFATYATLRTDERGEKLSRVGQIVEWLGSDFDGVIVFDESHAMQNAVGGKGERGDQAASQQGRAGLRLQHALPNARVVYVSATGATTVHNLAYAQRLGLWGGADFPFATRAEFVEAIEEGGVAAMEVLARDLKALGLYAARSLSYEGVEYDLVEHQLTPEQVRIYDAYADAFSIIHNNLDAAMRAANITGETGTLNGQAKSAARSAFESAKQRFFGHLLTSMKTPSLIRSIDRDLDAGHAAVIQIVSTGEALMERRLAEIPTEDWGDVQVDITPREYVLDYLAHSFPVQLYEPFTDSEGNLCSRPVYRDGQPVESREAVARRDRLIEKLASLPPVPGALDQVVQRFGIDMIAEVTGRSRRVVRKGDRLVVENRAGSANLAETSAFMDDVKRILVFSDAGGTGRSYHAELSARNRRLRVHYLLEPGWKADAAIQGLGRTNRTNQAQPPLFRPVATDVKAEKRFLSTIARRLDTLGAITRGQRQTGGQGLFRPEDNLESQYGRDALRQLYTLLVRGKVDGCSFEKFEDATGLKLTDANGLRDDLPPITTFLNRLLALTIDLQNVLFTAFEQLLTARIEGAVASGTYDVGLETLRAESFVVTDRRTIYDHPGTGAETRLLTVAQRQRNHPVSLDDALARLSDRQAVLLVNERSGRAAVQVPAAGVMLDDGEIERRVRLIRPMDQHTVPLTTMAESHWDEADRERFASTWLAELAEVPEFTESTIHVVAGLLLPIWKRLPNESTRVYRLQTDAGERIIGRKVSAVWVASVLAADAPSLTPDAAFAALVEGRTVLDLTEGLQLRRVRVMGAYRIELSGFNDTMRDRLRAYGLFGEIISWKLRMFVPTDASGIEVLSRVLDTFPVTGVSEREAA, encoded by the coding sequence ATGAACCCGCCGTTCTCCGCGGTAGTGAATGTCGATCGACGGATGGCGGACGCGGCCTTCCGGCACATCGCTTCGGCGCTCGCGCGCCTTTGCGACGGTGGACGCCTCGTCGCCATCGCTGGCGCGGGCCTTGCGCCGGATAACCCTACGTGGCTAGAGGCCTTTGTTCGCCTCCAGGCGTGCGGGCGTGTCGTGTTTTCTGCCGCGATCGACGGCGCCGTCTACGCCAAGCACGGCACCCAGACGGACACGAGGCTGCTCGTTATCGACAAGCTGCCCGCCGCGGATCCGAACGCTTTTCCCGCTTCAGTGGGCATGGCGAGTGATGTAGCCACGTTGCTTGAGTGGGTGACGCAGCATGTGCCTCCGAGGTTGCCCGTCGCGGCGCCGGTCGTTGCCGACGTCATTCGGCGCCCTGCAATTTCCCGATCGGCCGGCGCCATTGCACCAAGCCCATCGTCCACTTCCGGGAGCGCGCCGGAAGGTGTGGAACTTGCGTACGAGACCGTCGAATGGTCGCCGCCGGAAGGCGCCCGCCTCACCGATGCGCTGTATGAGGAGTACGGATTGCAGTCGATCCGTATTCCCGGATCATGCGCACATCCGACCAAGCTCGTGCAATCCGCGGCGATGGCGTCCGTTGCGCCACCGAAGCCGTCCTACCGTCCGCGTCTACCTTTAAGTCTGGTGGCGGACGGAGTTCTATCGGACGCCCAGCTCGAAAGCGTCATTTATGCGGGCGAGGCGCATTCCGAATTCCTCGCGGGCTCCTGGACGGTCGATACGACGTTTGACGTTGTGGCCGCCGCGCGCGACGACGCAGAGACTGCCGTCCGCTTTCGCCGCGGCTGGTTCTTGGGTGATGGCACTGGCGCGGGCAAGGGGCGGCAGGTTGCCGGGATCCTGCTCGACAATTGGCTTAAGGGCCGCCGCCGTGCGGTCTGGATCAGCAAATCCGACAAGCTGATCGAAGATGCGCAGCGCGACTGGTCCGCGCTCGGCATGGAGCGACTGCTCGTTACGCCTCTGTCCCGCTTTCGCCAGGGCACACCGATCCGGCTATCGGAAGGCATCCTTTTTGCCACCTACGCCACGCTACGCACCGACGAGCGTGGCGAGAAGCTTTCGCGTGTCGGACAGATCGTTGAATGGTTGGGCTCCGACTTCGACGGAGTGATCGTCTTCGACGAGAGCCACGCCATGCAGAATGCGGTCGGCGGCAAGGGCGAGCGCGGCGATCAGGCGGCCTCTCAGCAGGGGCGCGCGGGCCTGAGGCTCCAGCACGCCTTGCCCAATGCTCGCGTGGTTTATGTCTCGGCAACAGGCGCCACCACCGTCCACAACCTCGCTTATGCGCAACGCCTTGGCCTCTGGGGCGGTGCCGATTTCCCATTCGCCACGCGCGCCGAGTTCGTCGAGGCAATCGAGGAGGGTGGGGTTGCGGCAATGGAGGTGCTGGCGCGCGACCTCAAGGCGCTCGGTCTCTACGCTGCCCGCTCATTGTCCTATGAGGGCGTCGAGTACGATCTCGTCGAACACCAGCTTACGCCGGAGCAGGTTCGCATCTACGACGCCTATGCCGACGCGTTCAGCATCATCCATAACAATCTCGACGCGGCGATGCGGGCCGCCAACATCACCGGCGAAACTGGAACGCTGAACGGGCAGGCAAAATCCGCGGCCCGATCCGCCTTCGAGAGCGCCAAACAGCGCTTCTTCGGCCATCTGCTGACCTCGATGAAGACGCCGTCGCTCATCCGATCGATCGACCGCGATCTCGACGCCGGCCATGCCGCTGTCATCCAGATTGTCTCAACGGGCGAAGCGCTGATGGAGCGCCGGCTCGCGGAGATCCCGACCGAAGACTGGGGCGACGTCCAGGTCGACATTACCCCGCGCGAGTATGTGCTCGACTATCTCGCCCATTCCTTCCCGGTCCAGCTCTACGAGCCCTTTACAGACTCGGAGGGCAACCTCTGCTCTCGGCCTGTCTATCGCGATGGCCAGCCGGTTGAGAGCCGGGAAGCCGTCGCACGTCGCGATCGCCTCATCGAGAAGCTCGCCTCGCTGCCTCCGGTACCTGGGGCGCTCGATCAGGTCGTGCAACGTTTCGGCATCGACATGATCGCCGAGGTGACCGGCCGTTCGCGCCGTGTCGTGCGCAAGGGCGACCGGCTGGTGGTCGAGAACCGCGCCGGCTCGGCCAACCTCGCCGAGACCTCGGCCTTCATGGACGACGTCAAGCGGATCCTCGTGTTCTCCGACGCAGGCGGCACGGGGAGGAGCTACCATGCCGAGCTGTCGGCCCGGAATCGCCGCTTGCGGGTCCATTATCTGCTCGAGCCCGGCTGGAAGGCGGATGCTGCGATCCAGGGCCTCGGCCGCACAAACCGGACCAATCAGGCACAGCCGCCGCTGTTTCGTCCCGTCGCGACAGACGTGAAGGCCGAAAAGCGCTTCCTTAGCACCATTGCGCGCCGGCTCGACACCTTGGGAGCAATTACGCGCGGACAGCGCCAGACCGGAGGGCAGGGCCTGTTCCGGCCCGAGGACAATCTCGAAAGCCAGTATGGGCGTGACGCGTTGCGTCAACTCTACACACTGCTCGTCCGAGGCAAGGTCGACGGATGCTCGTTCGAGAAGTTCGAGGATGCGACCGGCCTGAAGCTGACAGATGCCAATGGGCTCAGGGATGACCTGCCGCCGATCACGACCTTTCTGAACAGGTTATTGGCGCTCACCATTGACCTACAGAATGTGCTGTTCACCGCCTTCGAGCAGCTCTTGACCGCTCGGATCGAAGGCGCGGTTGCATCCGGCACCTACGACGTGGGGTTGGAAACCCTCCGTGCCGAGAGCTTTGTCGTCACCGACCGGCGGACGATCTATGACCATCCGGGGACCGGCGCCGAGACCCGGCTGCTCACGGTCGCCCAGCGCCAGCGCAATCATCCGGTGAGTCTGGATGACGCTCTTGCTCGTCTTTCCGATCGTCAGGCCGTCCTGCTCGTCAATGAGCGCTCGGGACGAGCCGCTGTGCAGGTCCCCGCGGCGGGCGTCATGCTCGATGACGGCGAGATCGAGCGGCGCGTCCGTCTGATCCGGCCGATGGATCAGCACACGGTCCCCTTGACCACCATGGCCGAAAGTCATTGGGACGAAGCGGATCGTGAACGCTTTGCCTCGACCTGGCTGGCGGAGCTTGCCGAGGTGCCCGAGTTCACGGAAAGCACGATCCACGTTGTGGCGGGCTTGCTGTTACCGATCTGGAAGCGGTTGCCGAACGAGTCGACCCGCGTCTATCGGCTCCAAACCGATGCGGGCGAACGCATCATCGGACGCAAGGTCTCTGCTGTCTGGGTCGCAAGCGTCCTTGCGGCGGACGCGCCTTCGCTGACGCCGGATGCTGCCTTTGCTGCGCTGGTGGAAGGACGGACCGTCCTCGATCTAACGGAGGGCCTCCAGCTTCGTCGAGTCCGGGTGATGGGTGCATATCGCATCGAGCTGTCGGGATTCAACGACACGATGCGCGATCGCCTCCGTGCTTACGGCCTCTTTGGGGAGATCATCTCCTGGAAGCTGCGCATGTTCGTACCCACGGACGCGAGCGGCATTGAGGTCCTGTCGAGGGTGCTCGACACCTTTCCGGTTACGGGCGTCAGTGAGCGGGAGGCCGCGTGA